The following proteins come from a genomic window of Gossypium raimondii isolate GPD5lz chromosome 5, ASM2569854v1, whole genome shotgun sequence:
- the LOC105769280 gene encoding protein ACCUMULATION AND REPLICATION OF CHLOROPLASTS 6, chloroplastic, with amino-acid sequence MESLRHISIGLCTPTLTPLFHPPKPSRLHHRSTTVVCSASKWAERLLADFQFLPAPDNSVSSSSSSTATLSPPYPPLLAPSPPERHVSIPLDFYKVLGAETHFLGDGIRRAYEARVSKPPQYGFSQDTIISRRQILLAACETLSNPGSRRNYNQGLVDDERDTIITQVPWDKVPGALCVLQEAGETEVVLQIGESLLRERLPKAFKQDVVLAMALAYVDLSRDAMALDPPDFIGGCEVLERALKLLQEEGASSLAPDLQSQIDETLEEITPRCVLELLALPLDDAYRTKRAEGLYGVRNILWAVGGGGAAAIAGGFTREDFMNQAFLCMTAAEQVDLFAATPSNIPAESFEVYGVALALVAQAFLNKKPHLIRDADNLFQQLQQTKVTTLENSVSLYAPVGNREIDFALERGLCSLLVGELDECRSWLGLDSDSSPYRNTSIVEFVLENSKDDDDRDLPGLCKLLEAWLMEVVFPRFRDTKDIQFKLGDYYDDPTVLRYLERLEGAGGSPLAAAAAIVRIGAEATAVLDHVKASAIQALQKVFPLRRSEETARHQLDGEMNNFLPVESEETLGKPDQEDSAILAEVPGISSLEGMYEEETISDKIKDASVKIMSAGVVIGVMTLVGLKFLSGKFSSSVTGKGISPAMATDVINVGSVDEKSLQELPRMDARIAEGIVRKWQNIKSEAFGPDHRLDKLPEVLDGQMLKTWTDRAAEIAQLGWVYEYSLLNMAIDSVTLSLDGQRAVVEATLEESTCLTDVHHSENNASNVNSYTTRYEMSCSNSGWKITEGSVYKS; translated from the exons ATGGAATCTTTGAGGCACATTAGCATCGGGCTGTGCACTCCTACACTTACTCCTTTATTCCACCCTCCTAAACCCTCCAGACTCCACCACCGTTCAACTACCGTCGTCTGCTCCGCCAGTAAATGGGCCGAGCGCCTCCTTGCTGACTTCCAATTTCTCCCTGCCCCCGATAATTCCGTCTCCTCTTCTTCCTCCTCAACCGCCACTCTTTCTCCCCCTTACCCTCCCCTTCTCGCCCCTTCTCCTCCCGAACGCCACGTTTCCATTCCCCTTGATTTCTACAAG GTTTTAGGAGCCGAGACTCATTTCTTAGGTGATGGAATCAGAAGAGCCTATGAAGCAAGGGTTTCGAAACCGCCTCAATATGGGTTCAGTCAAGACACCATAATTAGCCGAAGACAGATTCTTCTAGCTGCCTGTGAAACCCTATCTAACCCTGGCTCTAGACGAAATTACAACCAAGGTCTTGTCGACGATGAGCGTGACACTATCATCACTCAAGTCCCCTGGGACAAG GTTCCTGGAGCATTGTGCGTGTTGCAAGAAGCTGGGGAGACTGAAGTGGTGCTTCAAATTGGGGAGAGTTTGCTGAGAGAGAGGCTGCCCAAGGCATTTAAACAGGATGTCGTTCTGGCAATGGCCCTGGCTTATGTGGACTTGTCGAGGGATGCTATGGCTTTGGATCCTCCAgatttcattggtggttgtGAGGTGCTTGAGAGGGCTTTGAAGCTGTTGCAG GAGGAAGGTGCCAGCAGTCTTGCTCCGGATTTGCAGTCACAGATTGATGAGACATTAGAAGAGATTACCCCACGTTGTGTTCTGGAACTTCTAGCCTTGCCCCTTGATGATGCATATCGGACAAAGAGAGCGGAGGGTCTTTATGGTGTACGCAACATATTATGGGCTGTTGGTGGAGGAGGAGCTGCTGCAATCGCAGGAGGTTTTACCCGTGAAGATTTTATGAATCAGGCCTTCTTGTGTATGACAGCAGCTGAACAG GTTGATCTATTTGCAGCCACTCCAAGCAATATTCCTGCAGAAAGTTTCGAAGTTTATGGTGTAGCACTTGCACTTGTTGCTCAAGCTTTTTTAAACAAGAAACCTCATCTCATAAGAGATGCTGATAACCTCTTCCAGCAGCTTCAGCAGACTAAGGTAACAACTCTTGAGAACAGTGTCTCTCTCTATGCTCCTGTCGGAAACCGTGAGATAGACTTTGCTTTGGAGAGGGGTCTCTGTTCATTGCTCGTGGGGGAGCTTGATGAGTGCCGTTCGTGGTTGGGCTTAGACAGTGATAGCTCCCCTTATAGAAATACATCTATTGTAGAATTTGTCTTGGAAAACTCAAAGGATGACGATGACAGAGATCTTCCCGGGCTTTGCAAACTGCTGGAGGCATGGCTAATGGAGGTGGTTTTTCCTAGATTTAGAGACACCAAAGATATACAATTCAAGCTTGGAGATTATTATGATGATCCTACTGTCCTGAGATATTTAGAAAGGCTTGAGGGAGCAGGTGGTTCACCCTTGGCTGCAGCCGCAGCTATAGTGAGGATAGGTGCAGAGGCTACTGCAGTTCTTGATCATGTAAAGGCTAGTGCAATTCAGGCATTGCAGAAGGTGTTTCCTCTTCGTCGCTCAGAAGAGACTGCCAGACATCAATTAGATGGTGAGATGAACAACTTTCTTCCTGTTGAAAGTGAGGAGACTCTTGGAAAACCTGATCAAGAGGATTCTGCCATCCTAGCTGAGGTTCCTGGAATAAGCAGTTTGGAAGGAATGTATGAAGAAGAAACAATAAGTGACAAAATTAAAGATGCCAGTGTCAAGATCATGTCTGCTGGTGTGGTAATTGGAGTGATGACATTGGTTGGCTTGAAGTTTTTATCTGGTAAATTTAGTTCATCAGTGACCGGTAAAGGCATCAGTCCAGCTATGGCAACTGATGTCATCAATGTAG GATCAGTAGATGAAAAGTCTTTGCAAGAATTACCTAGAATGGATGCAAGAATTGCAGAAGGCATTGTTCGCAAGTGGCAGAATATTAAATCTGAGGCGTTTGGACCTGATCACCGCCTTGATAAATTGCCAGAG GTTCTGGATGGTCAAATGTTGAAGACATGGACAGATCGTGCAGCCGAAATCGCTCAGCTTGGTTGGGTATATGAATATAGTCTACTGAACATGGCCATTGACAGTGTTACCCTTTCACTAGATGGCCAGCGAGCTGTAGTCGAAGCTACTCTGGAAGAATCCACCTGCTTGACTGATGTTCATCATTCGGAGAACAATGCCTCTAATGTAAACTCCTACACCACGAGATATGAGATGTCTTGTTCCAACTCAGGCTGGAAAATCACTGAAGGATCTGTCTACAAATCTTAG
- the LOC105769734 gene encoding 1-acylglycerol-3-phosphate O-acyltransferase produces MNRSVYRWSSLILRKMAEEINKSEIRSSPSIIAKSRSLWPSVLRWIPTSTDHIIASEKRLLSLVKTPYVQELVNIGSGPPGSKVRWFRSSSNEPRFINTVTFDSNEGSPTLVMVHGYAASQGFFFKNFDYLANRFKVIAIDQLGWGGSSRPDFTCKSTEETEAWFIDSLEEWRKAKNLSNFILLGHSFGGYVAAKYALKHPEHVQHLILVGTAGLSSESDTTYEWVTRFRATWRGAILSHLWESNFTPQKIIRGLGPWGPDLVRKYTAARFTNRYSPEGVFTEEESRLLSDYVYHTSAAKASGELCLKYIFAFGAFNRALLNSASEWKVPTTFIYGAEDWMNYQGAQEAREQMKVPCEIIRVPQAGHFVFLENRDGFHSAVLYACRRFLSPNPDKEPFPDDLVSA; encoded by the exons ATGAACAGATCTGTCTATCGTTGGTCCAgcttaattttaagaaaaatggcCGAAGAAATCAATAAATCCGAGATTCGATCATCCCCGTCGATTATAGCGAAATCCAGATCGTTATGGCCCTCCGTTCTCCGTTGGATTCCTACTTCCACTGATCATATCATCGCCTCCGAGAAACGCCTTCTCTCTCTCGTCAA GACTCCATATGTGCAAGAGCTCGTGAATATAGGTTCAGGTCCGCCTGGTTCTAAGGTTAGGTGGTTTCGTTCTTCAAGTAACGAGCCGAGGTTCATAAACACAGTCACCTTTGATAGCAACGAGGGTTCTCCCACCCTTGTTATGGTACACGGATATGCTGCTTCTCAAGGtttctttttcaagaattttgaTTATCTTGCCAATCGTTTCAAGGTTATTGCTATTGATCAGCTTGG TTGGGGTGGATCAAGTAGGCCTGATTTTACATGCAAAAGCACTGAAG AAACTGAGGCATGGTTTATTGATTCTTTGGAGGAGTGGCGCAAAGCAAAAAACCTTAGTAACTTCATATTACTTGGGCATTCTTTTGGAGGATATGTTGCAGCTAAATATGCTCTCAAG CATCCTGAACATGTTCAACACTTAATTTTAGTGGGGACTGCTGGACTTTCATCAGAATCAGACACAACATATGAGTGGGTAACCCGCTTCAGAGCAACATGGAGGGGGGCAATTTTGAGTCATTTGTGGGAGTCTAATTTTACTCCTCAGAAGATTATAAG AGGCTTAGGTCCTTGGGGTCCAGATCTTGTACGAAAGTATACAGCTGCTAGGTTTACTAACAGATATTCACCTGAGGGTGTATTTACAGAGGAGGAGTCTAGACTTCTATCTG ATTATGTGTACCATACCTCAGCTGCCAAAGCAAGTGGAGAGCTCtgcttaaaatatatatttgcatttggAGCATTTAATCGGGCACTTTTAAACAG TGCATCTGAGTGGAAAGTGCCAACCACTTTTATATATGGGGCTGAAGATTGGATGAACTACCAAGGAGCCCAAGAAGCTCGCGAGCAAATGAAGGTCCCATGTGAAATTATCAGGGTTCCTCAG GCCGGACATTTTGTGTTTCTTGAAAATAGAGATGGATTCCATTCAGCTGTGTTGTATGCCTGTAGGAGATTTCTTTCACCTAACCCTGATAAAGAACCCTTTCCTGACGATTTGGTATCAGCATAG
- the LOC105769279 gene encoding kinesin-like protein KIN-7F yields MSEELQLHEQGEKIFVSIRLRPLQDKARNRICDWECANNDTIVFKNSLPERSMFPAAYTFDRVFDSESNTIQVYEEGAKHIALSVLEGINSSIFAYGQTSSGKTYTMRGITEYAVSDIYDCIERQEERDFVVKFCAMEIYNEAVRDLLSPDSYPLRVLDDPERGTVVEKLTEVVLRDRDHLHELLTICEAQRQIGETALNETSSRSHQILRLTIESSAREYAGAGNSSILAASVNFVDLAGSERASQTSAAGTRLKEGCHINRSLLTLGTVIRKLSKGRTGHVPYRDSKLTRILQNALGGNARTAIICTMSPERIHVEQSRNTLLFAKCAREVRTNAQVNLIMSDKALVKQLQRELARLEKEMRSLGSASVKGDTAGVLREKEKLIGQMAKEIEDLTWQRDLAQSRVENLLLSVREVQMLKQSTNSSKVAKVPCTVGSNKRKDTVAPSANNQYLGLAENPEEDFLLDGMTPKFVGPDPCKDWEIFEKMDQEFEDREVPCVEIGDSRNTMNKEAGVHFLSLHNNEGKLGMEEAIVKKTGADDFVTDPKNIEGKLTVNESSVEKQEGDGFSTDPVDKQGKLGMIITTNENVVSSPRQEDLQSSPAYNDQTYKGLNQRIHELQRTVNFLVNVQHVDQSPSFSDISNSSSRRSLSRSKSCKAVVSTVPSSPYFEKEALNGSTPLFTGVERDFVDRPRDLYQKFSELKFDNISENMSRRNSRTSVSSSSVDTLNLKDLDAEDTFGATNFAPRPWKSISEDPLARISTSTVLAAGGSQTKLPSEKQIDNNSDDKQLQSNWPSEFEEKQRQIIELWDACNVSLSHRSYFIQLFKGDPSDCLYMEIELRRLKFQKDSISDDNGSQRESPICTTASGEKELIRERVMLSKQIRSKLSRKQREELYKKWGIDLNTKQRSLQVARLVWTDTKDMEHVRESAAVVAKVLGFVEPSQAPREVVGLSILPRFLSRRSHSWSLRLPSLF; encoded by the exons ATGAGTGAAGAATTGCAACTCCATGAACAAGGAGAGAAAATTTTCGTTTCTATTAGATTAAGGCCATTGCAAGATAAAGCAAGGAACCGTATATGTGATTGGGAATGTGCTAACAATGACACCATCGTTTTCAAGAATAGTTTGCCCGAACGTTCCATGTTCCCTGCCGCCTACACATTTG ACAGAGTATTTGACAGTGAATCCAATACGATTCAAGTGTACGAGGAAGGAGCCAAACACATTGCACTTTCAGTACTCGAGGGTATCAATT CAAGCATATTTGCATATGGGCAAACAAGTAGTGGCAAGACATATACAATGAGGGGCATCACTGAATATGCAGTATCGGATATATATGACTGCATAGAGAGG CAAGAAGAAAGAGATTTTGTGGTGAAATTCTGTGCCATGGAGATATATAATGAAGCCGTGAGAGACCTCCTTAGCCCAGATAGTTACCCACTTAGAGTGCTGGATGATCCAGAG AGGGGAACGGTTGTGGAGAAACTTACTGAGGTGGTTCTAAGAGACAGGGACCATCTTCACGAGCTCCTTACAATCTGTGAAG CTCAAAGGCAGATAGGAGAGACAGCTTTGAACGAAACTAGCTCGAGATCACATCAGATTTTGCGGCTG ACAATTGAAAGTTCAGCCCGTGAATATGCTGGAGCTGGAAATTCAAGCATTCTTGCAGCTTCTGTG AATTTTGTTGATTTAGCAGGAAGTGAACGAGCTTCTCAGACCTCAGCTGCTGGTACAAGATTGAAAGAAGGCTGCCATATAAACCGGAGTCTACTAACTCTTGGGACTGTGATTCGCAAATTAAG CAAGGGAAGAACTGGCCATGTACCATATAGAGACTCAAAGTTGACACGCATACTCCAGAATGCCTTAGGAGGAAATGCGAGAACAGCCATCATTTGTACGATGAGTCCTGAGCGCATTCATGTTGAACAATCAAGAAACACTCTCTTGTTTGCTAAATGTGCTAGGGAGGTAAGAACGAATGCGCAGGTGAATTTAATTATGTCAGATAAGGCATTGGTAAAGCAATTACAAAGAGAACTGGCTAGACTGGAGAAAGAAATGAGGAGCTTGGGATCAGCTTCAGTTAAAGGAGATACTGCTGGTGTGCTGCGAGAGAAAGAGAAACTCATTGGACAG ATGGCCAAAGAGATAGAAGACTTAACTTGGCAACGTGATCTTGCTCAATCTCGAGTTGAGAATTTGCTACTGTCAGTTAGAGAAGTTCAAATGCTAAAGCAGtcaacaaattcatcaaaagtgGCCAAGGTTCCCTGTACGGTTGGTTCCAACAAGCGTAAGGATACTGTTGCACCTAGTGCCAACAATCAATATCTCGGGCTTGCTGAGAATCCTGAAGAGGATTTTCTACTCGATGGCATGACTCCAAAGTTTGTTGGGCCTGATCCATGCAAGGATTGggagatttttgaaaaaatggaTCAAGAATTTGAAGACAGGGAAGTTCCATGCGTTGAAATTGGAGACTCAAGAAATACAATGAATAAAGAAGCTGGAGTTCACTTTTTGAGTCTTCACAACAATGAAGGAAAATTAGGCATGGAGGAGGCCATTGTCAAGAAAACAGGAGCTGACGACTTCGTGACCGATCCTAAAAATATTGAAGGAAAATTAACCGTGAATGAGTCAAGTGTTGAGAAGCAAGAAGGTGATGGTTTCTCCACTGATCCTGTGGACAAACAAGGAAAATTAGGCATGATTATTACCACGAATGAGAATGTAGTATCATCCCCACGACAGGAAGATTTGCAATCAAGTCCTGCTTATAATGATCAAACTTACAAGGGTTTGAACCAAAGAATTCATGAGCTGCAAAGGACGGTCAATTTTCTTGTCAATGTTCAGCATGTAGACCAGTCGCCTAGCTTCTCAGATATATCTAATTCTAGTAGCAGGAGGAGCCTGAGCAGAAGCAAAAGCTGCAAGGCAGTTGTCTCTACTGTGCCATCTTCACCTTACTTTGAAAAGGAAGCACTGAATGGAAGCACACCCCTTTTCACTGGAGTAGAAAGGGACTTCGTTGATAGACCAAGAGACCTTTACCAAAAGTTTTCTGAACTGAAATTTGACAATATAAGCGAAAATATGTCCAGAAGAAATTCTCGAACTTCTGTTAGTAGCAGCTCTGTGGATACGTTAAATCTGAAAGATTTAGATGCTGAAGACACTTTTGGTGCAACCAATTTTGCTCCACGACCGTGGAAGTCAATTAGCGAGGATCCTTTGGCAAGAATTTCCACCTCCACTGTTTTAGCCGCTGGCGGCAGTCAAACGAAACTGCCCTCAGAAAAGCAAATTGATAACAACTCG GATGACAAGCAACTACAGTCTAATTGGCCCTCAGAATTTGAGGAGAAGCAGAGACAGATAATTGAACTTTGGGATGCATGCAATGTATCATTATCCCATAGAAGCTATTTCATCCAGCTTTTCAAGGGTGATCCTTCTGACTGTTTGTATATGGAGATAGAGCTCAGAAGATTGAAGTTTCAAAAGGACTCAATATCAGACGACAATGGTTCTCAGAGAGAGAGTCCAATTTGCACAACAGCTTCAGG TGAGAAGGAATTGATTCGTGAGAGAGTAATGTTGAGCAAGCAAATACGAAGTAAGTTATCAAGAAAGCAAAGAGAAGAACTGTACAAGAAGTGGGGAATTGATTTGAACACAAAGCAGAGGAGTTTACAAGTGGCACGCCTTGTATGGACAGACACCAAGGACATGGAGCATGTAAGGGAGAGTGCTGCTGTGGTGGCTAAGGTGCTAGGATTCGTGGAACCAAGTCAAGCCCCCAGGGAGGTAGTTGGGCTCAGCATCTTGCCCAGATTTCTAAGCCGAAGATCTCACAGCTGGAGTCTTAGACTTCCTTCCCTGTTTTAG